The region CTGTGTAAATGTGAAGAAGCATTAACATCTAAAACTGATCCGAATACTACGTTCCTTTCCGAAGACAACCTCTCCAGTgcctctttcttattttatttagggtgCTCCATTAGTTGCTGCGTGTCCAGCAGCCTGCATAGAAGAAGGGTGCTCCATTAGTTGCTGCGTGTCCAGCAGCCTGCATGGAAGAAGGGTGATTACATGCATGAATGATGCAGAAAGAAAAACCGATCAATCCATGACTGCATTGTTGTGAAACAAAaatagttaaagaaaaaacatcccAATTCATTTCAATCTCAAAGGACAATTAAAGACATTAAGATCACACACGTACCTTTTTCTGCCGAGTCTAGTTTCATTTATCAAGTAAAGCAAGACTTTCTACAAAATAAGCAGCGTAGCCATCGATTGACAGCTCCAGCCCCATATCACGAATTCTCGGTGCCAGAGGTTGACATGAAACTAATCTATCAGATCCGTATCCTGCCATTAATATCTCTCCGTTACTCCTAAGAACCACTGGCCTTGCTACATGCAGCATTTCAATCTGGTATAGTCTGGTCCATGATTCCCTCACACCATATTGTTCCATCACCCATATCTCACAATTATATCTTCTGCTATACGGACCACCCTCAAACACATTAAAAGAAAGTAAGTCCTTGAACACTGAAATTGTCCTACATGTCACCATTTTGGTCGTATCATCAAAACATTCTGGCGGCCTTATCTCACCGAATGAATCATTGCTTAAATGGAAAGCCAGCACAAACACATCGTTATAAAGCATTAAAGGTGACCATCTGTTACTGGACATTTCCATATCGATTTCGTCCCTACGATTTAAAAGCCAGTGAATAACCCCGTTTACTATAGCCTGATTATCATAGCGATAAAGGGTGATGTTGCGCAACGCATCTTTGTTTTCAAGACTACTGCTGAAGAAATCAACGTTTTCATTCCATGATCCagaattgagagagaaaaactGGAAAACAAATGGATGCTCGGCTGAATTGCCAAGCCTCACAATCCTAGGAACCTTATAGTCATCACTTCTTGGATCATAGCCAAGGCCTAATAAAGTCGGGACTGTACTGGCAAATGACCTCGGAGGTGGAAGGCGCAAAGTTTTCTTAATTGACGGGTTCCACAAAATAAGCCTCTTGCTGCCATCAAATTCGGG is a window of Populus nigra chromosome 10, ddPopNigr1.1, whole genome shotgun sequence DNA encoding:
- the LOC133704477 gene encoding F-box protein CPR1-like, whose protein sequence is MDRKVAEEVKRDRIPEHVVTKILLKSPIKSILRFRCVSQSWNSLITLPYFINEHLAKAKPLILRTENPVVSLSLLIDNDRLDRSSQIKFHRPYAFEIVASCNGVVCLQGRYPEFDGSKRLILWNPSIKKTLRLPPPRSFASTVPTLLGLGYDPRSDDYKVPRIVRLGNSAEHPFVFQFFSLNSGSWNENVDFFSSSLENKDALRNITLYRYDNQAIVNGVIHWLLNRRDEIDMEMSSNRWSPLMLYNDVFVLAFHLSNDSFGEIRPPECFDDTTKMVTCRTISVFKDLLSFNVFEGGPYSRRYNCEIWVMEQYGVRESWTRLYQIEMLHVARPVKVLLYLINETRLGRKRLLDTQQLMEHPSSMQAAGHAATNGAP